A genomic segment from Maniola jurtina chromosome 9, ilManJurt1.1, whole genome shotgun sequence encodes:
- the LOC123868200 gene encoding ankyrin repeat domain-containing protein 54: MADSGVDTGNESSDNPVFDHSYCVLEFNPPAIPINLAGQPMPIDFLGEPHEHIGKIKCSTKARHCRLKYRYGGTICSSRNKKLRFAASTNNTELVEKLLLSGADPNCSDEHKRSPLHLAACRGYVDVVKMLIRHGANPNIKDTLGNTPLHLAACTNHIPVVIQLLDAGTDVSSHDKNGRNPIQLAQSKLKLIQMRPSGAGHFEETKQLISEICLVVEMMLKYMKIQKADAGELESVRERLENVSTREQVDSEVQNLLDSLDSLKLR, from the coding sequence ATGGCAGATTCAGGTGTGGACACTGGGAATGAAAGTAGCGACAATCCTGTTTTTGACCATTCATACTGTGTGCTGGAATTTAATCCGCCAGCGATACCGATCAACCTAGCAGGCCAGCCGATGCCTATAGACTTCCTTGGTGAGCCGCATGAACATATTGGCAAGATTAAGTGCTCTACAAAAGCGAGACACTGTAGGTTGAAGTATCGATATGGAGGTACAATTTGTTCATCCAGAAATAAAAAGCTCCGATTCGCTGCCTCTACCAATAATACGGAGCTCGTCGAAAAGCTCCTGCTCTCAGGCGCAGATCCGAATTGCTCAGATGAACATAAAAGAAGTCCTTTGCACCTAGCGGCATGCCGTGGTTATGTTGATGTTGTTAAAATGCTAATAAGACACGGCGCTAACCCTAATATCAAGGATACCCTTGGAAATACGCCGCTTCACCTTGCAGCCTGCACCAATCACATCCCTGTTGTAATTCAATTGCTCGATGCAGGTACAGACGTGAGTTCACATGATAAGAACGGGCGTAACCCTATTCAACTTGCACAAAGTAAATTGAAGTTAATACAGATGCGCCCCAGTGGTGCGGGCCACTTTGAAGAGACCAAACAGCTCATCAGCGAAATTTGCTTGGTTGTTGAGATGATGTTAAAATATATGAAGATACAAAAGGCAGATGCAGGAGAGTTGGAGTCTGTACGTGAGAGACTAGAGAATGTCAGCACAAGGGAGCAAGTCGATTCTGAAGTACAAAACCTTCTTGACAGTCTCGACTCTTTAAAACTGAGATAA